AGCAATTAGCCAGGCCACCGGCTTGTTCGGATCACGTCTCTTAAATTCATTGACGAGTGAAGCTGAGCTTGCATCGCGAACAGAAACTCCGCATCCATAAACTGTGTCAGTTGGAAAACCAACCACTTCCCCATCTCTCAAATGTTCAACAATAGTTTCTAAAGGTGACATCTAAACTCCAAATATGATTGATTTAGTAAATAATACTTATTTCTGTATAAATTGTGATGAGAGGAAAATCAACGAGTGATTAAGATTTGAAAAAATCAACTCTCACAACCCAAGAATCTAACCACCACTAGACGAGCTGAGCTGTCGATTTGCCTGCTCTCCAACCACTTTCAAAACACCACGTGAGGTTATATCCACCACAAGGCCCATCAATGTCTAGCACTTCCCCACAAGCGAAAATCTTATGATTAACAACTTTCTCTAAAGGCATTACTTCAAGAGTAGAAGGTGAAACATAATTAACATCTATTCCGCCGCGCGAAACTTGACTTAACTTCTCATCCTTAAAAACTTCATCAACGGTAAGCTCAAACGAGGTGACTAAATTAAAAACTTCTTCAAAAGAATCCTGTTTTTTGATCCTGGTCTTGATTAATCTTGCTAAATTTTCATGCAGAAAACCCTTGAAGAATAAATCAACATCTCCGCTACATTTTTCATAACGCGCCTGCAAATGGTTTTTAATGTCATCGGCCACAATAGGCGAAGCAAAATCTAGAACAAGCTTATCACCTGATAAAACATAACGAGAGGCATTAAAAGTTACTATGCCAGAAATACCATATTTTCTAAATTGGACTTCCCCATCTTCTTCAAAAACTAACTGTTCGAAATCTTTATCCTTGGCAGAATCACAAAAAACAGCGCTTTTGTTTGCTTCTTTTAAAGTGCGAATAACTTTGAGGTTTACGCGAGAACGAACATTATCTGCAACTGAAACATTTTCCCTAGTTTTTATCGGGCACAAAACTCGCCTCATTGGAAAACATTTAATGCCTGATAAAAGATCAGTACAAGCTCTGTGCCCTGTTGCAATTATCACTGCATCAAAATCGCAAAGTTCACTGATGAAAGAAATTTGCCTATCTGCGACAACTTTTACATCTGATTTGCCAAGCGCCCCGACTAAAACATCTCTAACGCTGCTAGCTTTGTTCGAAAGCGGGAACATCAAGCCAGCATCATTAACCATCCATTCAAGCCCAAATGATTCAAGTATCGAAACAACGTCTTCTCCAAGGTCGCTAAATCTTCTGAATTCATTAACAAAATGCGGGTTGTTGAAACGATCAATATCTAGAACAACATTAGAGAAGTTGCAGCGCCCATTGCCAGTTGCCAAAATAGTTTTGCAAACATCTTTTAATGACTCAAATAAAAAAATATTACCGTCATGTTTAGAATGCAAAGAAGCAGAAATTGCCGCGACAATTCCTGCTGGACCAGAGCCAATTATGGCAATATTCTTTGACATTTTAATTAAAGTTTAGAATTCATAAATTGAATGATGTCCATTGACTCATACATTGCTTCACCATCAATAACAAGACAAGGGACTTGCTTTTTGCCGCCAATTTTCTCGAGCTCTAAAGCGTTAGTTTCTTCGTCGGTGCTTTTCATTTCACACTCAATGCCTGATTTGTTCATGAAACGAAGAACGCGCTGACAGAATGGACAGCCTTCACGATAGTAGAGAACACAATTTTCGAGTTTCATAGTAGCCTCCTTAGGTCAAAGTTAAATCTTCCTCATCAAGGTTGCCATCCCAAACAAAATGCTTAGTTTCTTTTGCAACAAGGCCACTCAATGCCAACACTGCAATCAGGTTTGGAATAGCCATCAATGCGTTTGCAATATCTGAAACTGCCCAAGCAACATCGCCCACTCCAATGGCACCAAGCATGCAAGCTGCAAGGTAGAGCACTTGATAGACAGGCAAGGCTTTGCGCCCAAACAGATATGAAACGCATCTGTCTCCATAGTAATACCAACCAAGAATTGTCGAAAGAGCAAACGTTACAATTCCAAGCGAAAGCAGCGGAGCACCAAGAAAAGGTATTTCATTGAATGCAGCATTCGTGAGTTGCGCCCCTGCAGTTATGTTGTTAGAAGTAACGTTTGAAATAATGTCAGGATATTTAATCATAGAGCTTGTTATTACAATGCCAGTTAAAAGGCACATAACAACAGTTGACCAAAATGTGCCTGTCATCGAAATCAAAGATTGTCTAGCAGGATTTTTTGTTTGAGCAGCAGATGAAACGATTGGTGCTGTACCAAGTCCCGACTCATTAGAGAAAAGACCACGTGCGCATCCATATTGCATTGCAACAATAATTCCTGAACCAAGAGCTCCACCGAACGCAGCACTAGGATCAAAGGCAGCAACAACGATCATTTGTAGAGCTGGCCACAAAACATCAACATTCATAATCAAAATTGCAATGCATCCCAGCGCATATGCAAGAGCCATGAATGGAACTAACAACTCACAAACTCGAGAAATGTTTTTAATGCCTCCAACAACAACTAGTGCCACAACAACTGTAATAACTAACCCAACCATCCAATTCTCAAGACCAGGGATGTTAGAAGTGAGAATTGATGTGATAGCCTGCGACTGAACAGCATCGCCTGTCCCAAGCGTTGCAAGTGCACAGAAAAAAGCAAACGCACCAGCTCCAAATTTTGCCCACGAAGGAATCTCGCCCAAAGCAGTCTTGAATGCTTCTTTAAAAACAACCATGGTGCCACCCATGATGTTTCCATTCTCATCTCGCTTTCTAAACTTTACAGCCATGTAGACTTCACAATATTTAGTGGCAATTCCAAAAACACCAGTGAGCCACATCCAAAAGACGGCACCAGGTCCACCAGCAAGAATAGCCGTTCCAACGCCAACAATGGCGCCAGTGCCAATAGTTCCAGCCAAAGTAGTGCAAAGGGCTGCAAACTGAGAAATGTCACCTTTTGCTCCCACATCTTCTTTAGTAATGCTCATTTTAATTGCAGTGAAAAGCTTTCTCTGAATTCCGCCTGTTCTCACCGTTAAATAAAGGTGAGTTCCAAGCAAAATGATAATCATCGGCGGTCCCCACACAAAACCATCAATACTGTTAATAATCGCTACTAATCCGTCCATAAATTAAACTCGCTAAATTGATAGATTACAAAAGAAACTCTAATTATAAAAAAGTATTACTGCAATTAATTAGGCGTTTTTATAAACGTTAATTGCCCCGCAAGCTAGCGTTAAATCAAGACACGAAGAAGAAAGTGGCTCACCGTCAATTTGAATTTTTTGATCACCAGAAATTGATATATGCATCTCTTTTGCTTGAAAAGATTTGATGTTTTTAAACTGAGTGTGGTGTCCGTTTTTTGCAAGTAAAAATAGGCCTAGGGCAGATAAAAAAGAAAGATTTGGTGTCACATAACAAACATCAAAAAGCCCATTGTTTATTTCAGCATTTGGGCAAATCTCAAATCCGCCTCCATATGTTTTTCCAACCTGTGTGGCTAACATGTATGTTTGACCAGTAAAACTGTGTGGCTCACCTTGATTGTCTAGATAATTGCATGAAAATGGAATTAAATCCAAGTGGTTTTTTAGCTGATATAGCCCCTCTTCGAAAAAGACTCTCGTGCCAGTTTTGCCTGTTTTAATTCTTCGTTCAATTGTGCCCAATGCAATTGCAGCATCAAGACCAAATGACAATGTTTGAGCGAAATATTCGCCATTACAAACTCCAAGATCTGCCTTAGTTTGCCTAGTTTTCATTAGCTGCTCTAAAGCATCTTTTGGCTTTAGCGACATTTTCAAACTTCTTGCATAATCGTTGCCTGTTCCAGCAGGTATTAACGCAAAACTCGAGCGATCTTGTTTTTTGAGTTTCATTAAAGCGTTTACAATTTCATGAACGAGACCATCGCCGCCCACAGCCAAAACTATATCGGACTCAGAAGAGAAGCTAAAAACTAGCCTTTCTGCATCGCCTCTGCAACTCGTAAAATGAAAACTAACATCAAATCCACGGAGTTTTAGTTGACTATTCACAAACTCAGCAACAGCTTTAGCCTCCCCGTTTTGAGAAGTGGGGTTTGCAATGACAGTAATTTTTTTGTTATCCCGAAATTCCATATCTTCGAAATATTATGAAACAAATTCTGAAATTGCAAAACAGAGATGAAAATTTAGGAGATTAAACGCCTCCTCATTTACTATAAGTGCATGAAAAACACTCTTGAGATAAAAAACATTACTTGCTCCTATGCAAAAAAACCAGTTGTAGAAAACTTCTCACTAAAACTAAAAGAAGGCGAACACATTGCTTTAACAGGCGAAAATGGTCGCGGAAAAACAACAGTTTTAAAAACCGCAGCAGGCTTGTTAAGGCCAGATGAAGGCTCGGTGAGAATCTTTGGAATTGAAATTAACAATGATTCCAAGCAAGAGAGCTCAAAAAGATATTTGCCAAAGCTATCTTTTGTTTTCCAGAACCCAAGCCTTCAAATAATTGGTTCAACACCCTTTGAAGATCTGATTTTTGGATTAAAAAACTTAAACATAAAAAGAAAAGAAGCTGAAACCAGAGCAGAAAAACAACTCATAGACCTTGAAATTACACACTTAAAAAACGTTGCATCGTTTTCACTCTCAGGCGGCGAAGCTCAATTAGTCGCGTTCGCAGGAGCAATTATCACACGACCAAAGCTATTGTTTCTTGACGAGCCAACGTCAATGCTTGACGAGGAGCACAAAATCAAAATCACTAATTCAATAGATTGTTTAAAACAAGAAGGCACTGCAATTTTGAGCGTGTCCCATGACGCACATTTACTAAACTGCGCTGATGAGGTTATCTGTCTTTAAATGGTAAAATTTACTTTCGATAAAGTTAACTTGAAAACACGCATCGAAACAAACTAGCTATAGTTGCTTTAAATCACCAAAAAACAAAATAGGTACTTAAAGAAAGGTGTCTAGCAATGCCCAGAAAAGTTATGATTATGGACCATCCTCTCATCGCGCATAAATTGAGCATTTTGCGCAATAAAAACACGCCTTCAAACCAATTCAGAACGCTGATTAATGAAATTTCAGAATTGATGATTTTTGAAGCCACCCGTGATTTAGAAACAGAAGAAGTCGAGGTTGAAACACCTTGCGGCATTGCTAAATGCCGCCAGCTTGCAGGGAAAAAGCTTGCTTTTGTCCCAATACTTAGGGCAGGAATCGGTATGCTAGATGGGGCATTGACACTTGTTCCCGCAGCACGCGTTGGCCACATTGGTCTATATCGCGATGAAAAAACACTAGAGCCACATGAATATTACTGCAAACTACCACACGACATAGAAGAGCGCGAGGTTTTTGTTGTAGACCCAATGCTTGCAACTGGTGGCAGCGCATGTGATGCAATAAAGCTCATAAAGCAAAGAAAACCTAAAAAGATTTCCTTTCTTTGCACTGTAGCAGCCCCATCAGGCCTTGAAAGACTGAAAGAAGAGCATCCTGACGTTGACATCTATTGCGCTGCCCTAGATGAACGCCTAAATGAAAACGGCTACATCGTTCCAGGTCTTGGAGATGCAGGCGACAGAATTTTTGGAACACTATAAATACTTAGGGTTTAGAAAGGTTAAGTAATGTCAGACAAACCAAAAGTTGGAGTCAATGAAATTCGAGACGCTCGCGAACTTGGAATGCCTAAGATGGTTACTCTTGGCTTCCAGCACATGTTTGCAATGTTTGGCGCCACAGTAACAGTTCCTCTTTTAACAGGATTAAGCGTTTCAACAACTCTTCTTTGTGCAGGCCTAGCGACAATCCTCTTCCACGTTTTAACTAAACGGAAAGTACCTGCTTTTCTTGGTTCATCATTTGCATTTCTTGCAGGATATGCAGCAATAGCTCCAATGATTGATGGACAACCAAACACCGAAATGCTTCCATATGCATGCCTAGGCGTCGCATTCGCAGGCATTCTCTATTTGGTTCTAGCTGCTTGTATTAAAATTGCAGGCATCAAAAGAATCATGAAATTCTTCCCTCCGGTAGTTACCGGCCCCATCATCATGGCCATTGGATTATCTTTATCCCCTTCCGCTATAGCTAATTGCTCATCAAACTGGTGTCTAGCCGTGGTTGCCCTCGTGTTAGTAATCATTGCTAACGTTTTCGGAAAAGGAATGATAAAAATTATTCCTATCCTCATTGGAATCATTGGTTCCTATCTCGTTGCAGTAATTGCTGGTAATGTCCTGGGGATTGAAAGCTTTGCAATTGACTTTACAAATGTTGAACAAGCTGCATGGATTGGTCTTCCGATTGAGTGGTCACACACCGTATTCGGTGGTGTTCATGATTCAGGAATAGCAATTGGCGCTATCATCGCAATTATGCCAATCGCTCTAGCTACCATGATGGAACACATCGGTGACATCAGCGCAATTTCAGCAACTTGCAACAGAAACTTCCTAACTGACCCTGGTCTTCACAGAACACTTCTTGGTGACGGACTAGGAACAATTCTTGCATCTCTCTTCGGAGGACCAGCTAACACTACATATGGTGAGAACACTGGCGTGCTTGCGCTATCAAGAGTATACGATCCAAGAGTTGTTCGCATTGCTGCCTACTTCGCAATTGCAATGTCTTTTTGTCCAAAATTTGCAGCTCTCATCACATCAATCCCGATGTCAATCGTTGGCGGCATTTCATTTGTTCTCTACGGAATGATTTCAGCTATTGGCGTTAGAAATGTTGTAGAAGCAAAAGTAGACTTCTCAAAGACAAGAAATACGCTCATTGCAGGTGTTATTCTTGTTGTCGCACTTGGTCTCACGGGCGGCATCACAATTGTTGTTGGCGAAATATCAATTACTTTAACAGCTCTTGCGATTGCCTCAATTGCTGGCATTGTTTTAAATGTGATCTTCCCAGAAAAAGACTTTAGTCCAGAAAACGCATTTGAATCAGTGACCGATTCAAAACAAATAAATTTTGACGAATAAACTATTGAAATTTCGGAGTAATTTTTGATTGCTGAAATCCTCTTGATTTCGGTGTCCCTTGCAATGGATGCTTTTGCAGTGTCCATTGGCAAGGGCCTCACTACTCACAAGAACACACTAAAAGTAGCACTAGTTTGTGGGGTGTGGTTTGGTGCATTTCAGGCCATTATGCCAGTCGTAGGATTTGCTCTTGGGAGCACTGTCTCTGCGTTCATACAACAGTTTTCAGGGCCCATAGCATTGATGTTACTTGCTTTTGTTGGCATCAACATGATTCGCGAAGCAGTTTCAAATAAAGACGAAGAAATCACTAATTCTCTTGACGCAAAAGAAATGTTTATGCTTGCGATTGCCACTAGCATAGATGCCCTGGTTGTCGGAATCAGCTATGTTGCGCTTCAGGTAAACATAATAATAGCATCGGCTATTATTGGTGTTATAACTTTTATAATTTGCTTTGCTGGCGCCTTAATAGGTAACAGAATTGGCAGCAAGTGGGAAATACCATCTGCCATCGCAGGAGGCATTGTTCTCATCATCATAGGACTTAAAGTCTGCCTTGTCGGATAACCTTTATCCCCAAATTAAAGAAAACATTTAGTGATAGGAAGACTTGCGGAGCAAACAGTCAAGATAAATCTGTCTACAGCAATCAATTCAACATTCATTTATGGTTGAATGAATGTATAAGATTATCTCCCATTCAACGCAGCCGTGACAAAACAAGCAAACCAATGACTAAACAAAAAAACAAAACAAACGATTTCGTAATTACAAAACTCATTAGTTAAAACAATTAAAAAAGCCGTGACGTAAATGTCACGGCTTTAGTTTATTTACAAGATTTAACTTTGAATCTATAAACTTCTCAGCTTATGCACCAAAAATCTCGATTGTGTCGCCTTCAGCGAGAGTTACCATCGCTTTTTTCCAAGTTCTGGTTAGACCTTGCTTGTAGCGAAGTCTCTTCGACTTAGGTTTGACATTTAAGGTGTTCACCTTTTCAACAGTTACACCAAAGATTTTCTCAACTGCCTGAGCAATCTCAATCTTGTTTGCTGATTTTGCAACCTCAAATGTGTAAACATTGTTCTCAATTTGATCATATGATTGCTCTGAAATAACAGGGCGAATAATGATTTGTCTTGCATCGAGCTGCATTATGCAAACACCTCCTCGATATATTTCAAGCATTCATCAACGATTACGAGCTTCTTGTTGTCAAGAACTTCATATGTGTTGATGTCGTTAACAGGCAAAATGTCTACATTTTGCAAGTTTCTGAATGAAAGATATGTGTCAATTGCATCGTTAGGAATAACAAGAGTGATTCTCACATCTTTACAATCAAGTGCGCTCAAAATGTCTGTAGCTTTCTTTGTAGAAGGCTTTTCAAATTCAAAAGGCTTTACAACAATAATTTCGTTGTCAGCAGCTTTTGCAGAAAGAGCACTCTTAAGAGCAAGCTTTATCTCTTTCTTGTTTACTTTTTGAGCATATGAACGAGGGGTTGGTCCAAATACTACACCACCGCCACGCCAAATTGGAGAGCGAGATGAACCAGCACGAGCACGACCAGTTCCTTTTTGTCTCCAAGGCTTTTTACCGCCGCCAGAAACTGCACTTCTATTCTTAACAGCTGCAGTTCCTTGTCTCCAGGCATTGCGCTGTGCTTTGACAGTGCGATGCATTACATGCATGTTAGGCTCGATGCCAAAAACAGCATCGGACAGCGTAGCTTCGCCACTTGCCTTGCCCGCAGCATCTTTAATTTCAATAGTTGCCATTATTTTCTTCTCCTAAATGTCTCTTGAAATCCTACTATGCGCGAGCAACTCTAACTCGAACAACAGAATTTACGCCACCAGGAACAGCTCCGCGAAGCAAAATGAGGTTTTGCTCAGCATCAACGCGCACAACCTTAAGGTTGCGTGTTGTAACGGTATCACAACCCATGTGACCAGGAAGTCTCTTACCTTTAAAAACACGAGCAGGGGTTGCGCACTGACCGACAGAAGCAGGTGCTCGGTGGAAGTGTGAACCATGTCCACCAGGGCCGCCTCTAAAGCCATATCTCTTCATAACGCCAGCAAAACCTTTGCCTTTTGAAGTTGCAGTAACATCAACTTTAGCAACATCAGCAAATGCTTCGACAGTTTGTGTGTCACCTACATGATAGGCGCTTGCGTCTTCTACGCGAGTTTCACGAAGATATTTTTTAGGCTCAACACCTTGTGCCTTGAAATGGCCTGCAGCAGGCTTGTTTAATTTGCTTTCTTTAACCTCGCCAAATCCGAGTTGCAAAGCATTGTAACCGTCGGTCTCAACAGTTTTTACTTGGCAAATTACATTTGGGTCAGCTTTAATGACTGTGACAGGAACAAGTTTGTCTTCTTCATTGAAGATTTGTGTCATGCCAATTTTCTTACCAAAAATCTCATTAATCATGCTCTGTCACCTCCTTTAAAGTTTGATTTCGATGTCAACACCAGCAGGAAGAGAAAGACGAATCAAAGAGTCAACTGTGTTTGGTGTTGGCTCAAGGATGTCAATCAGACGCTTGTGAGTTCTGATCTCAAACTGCTCGCGAGAGTCTTTGTTTACATGCGGCGAACGAATAACGCAATAAAGGTTGCGCTCCGTTGGCAGCGGAATTGGTCCAGAAATTTTTGCACCAGTTTGCTCGACAGTTTCCACAATGAGTTTTGCTGATTGATCAACTAACTCGTGGTCATAGCCTTTCAAACGAATGCGTATGTTCTTTTCAGCCACTTTATCCTCCAAATTTCTTGTTTAAAGCAAAACTCTTAAGCGTTTCCGCCAGCTTTTGAAATGATTTCAGTTGAAACGCTCTTTGGTACTGGCTCATATGAGTCAAACTGCATTGTGTAGGTTGCGCGGCCCTGCGTGCCACTGCGAAGATCGGTTGCATAACCAAACATCTCAGACAGAGGAACTTTTGCGTCAATTGCAACAGCATTGCCACGCTGTTCCTGACCAAGAATAACACCACGGCGTGATGGAATGTCTCCCATAACAAAGCCAGTGTATTCTTCTGGAGTTTCAACTTCTACCTTCATAACAGGCTCAAGAATGACTGGATCTGATTTTTTCAAAGCATCTTTAATAGCCATAGAACCAGCTACCTTAAATGCCGCCTCAGAAGAGTCAACCTCGTGGAATGATCCATCATAGAGTTCAACACGAACGTCTTCAACAGGATATCCTGCCAAAACACCGCTATTGAGAGCTTCTTTGATGCCCTTGTCAACTGCTGGGATGAACTCTTTAGGGATTATGCCGCCAACAATCTTGTTCTCAAACAAATAACCTTTACCAGGCTCTTGTGGATACATGTTGATAACTGCATGGCCATATTGTCCATGTCCACCAGACTGACGAACAAATTTGCCCTCAGCA
This portion of the Phoenicibacter congonensis genome encodes:
- a CDS encoding glutathione S-transferase N-terminal domain-containing protein produces the protein MKLENCVLYYREGCPFCQRVLRFMNKSGIECEMKSTDEETNALELEKIGGKKQVPCLVIDGEAMYESMDIIQFMNSKL
- the rpsJ gene encoding 30S ribosomal protein S10; amino-acid sequence: MAEKNIRIRLKGYDHELVDQSAKLIVETVEQTGAKISGPIPLPTERNLYCVIRSPHVNKDSREQFEIRTHKRLIDILEPTPNTVDSLIRLSLPAGVDIEIKL
- a CDS encoding diacylglycerol kinase family protein, yielding MEFRDNKKITVIANPTSQNGEAKAVAEFVNSQLKLRGFDVSFHFTSCRGDAERLVFSFSSESDIVLAVGGDGLVHEIVNALMKLKKQDRSSFALIPAGTGNDYARSLKMSLKPKDALEQLMKTRQTKADLGVCNGEYFAQTLSFGLDAAIALGTIERRIKTGKTGTRVFFEEGLYQLKNHLDLIPFSCNYLDNQGEPHSFTGQTYMLATQVGKTYGGGFEICPNAEINNGLFDVCYVTPNLSFLSALGLFLLAKNGHHTQFKNIKSFQAKEMHISISGDQKIQIDGEPLSSSCLDLTLACGAINVYKNA
- the rplD gene encoding 50S ribosomal protein L4, which produces MATIEIKDAAGKASGEATLSDAVFGIEPNMHVMHRTVKAQRNAWRQGTAAVKNRSAVSGGGKKPWRQKGTGRARAGSSRSPIWRGGGVVFGPTPRSYAQKVNKKEIKLALKSALSAKAADNEIIVVKPFEFEKPSTKKATDILSALDCKDVRITLVIPNDAIDTYLSFRNLQNVDILPVNDINTYEVLDNKKLVIVDECLKYIEEVFA
- the rplC gene encoding 50S ribosomal protein L3, with translation MINEIFGKKIGMTQIFNEEDKLVPVTVIKADPNVICQVKTVETDGYNALQLGFGEVKESKLNKPAAGHFKAQGVEPKKYLRETRVEDASAYHVGDTQTVEAFADVAKVDVTATSKGKGFAGVMKRYGFRGGPGGHGSHFHRAPASVGQCATPARVFKGKRLPGHMGCDTVTTRNLKVVRVDAEQNLILLRGAVPGGVNSVVRVRVARA
- a CDS encoding uracil-xanthine permease family protein, which codes for MSDKPKVGVNEIRDARELGMPKMVTLGFQHMFAMFGATVTVPLLTGLSVSTTLLCAGLATILFHVLTKRKVPAFLGSSFAFLAGYAAIAPMIDGQPNTEMLPYACLGVAFAGILYLVLAACIKIAGIKRIMKFFPPVVTGPIIMAIGLSLSPSAIANCSSNWCLAVVALVLVIIANVFGKGMIKIIPILIGIIGSYLVAVIAGNVLGIESFAIDFTNVEQAAWIGLPIEWSHTVFGGVHDSGIAIGAIIAIMPIALATMMEHIGDISAISATCNRNFLTDPGLHRTLLGDGLGTILASLFGGPANTTYGENTGVLALSRVYDPRVVRIAAYFAIAMSFCPKFAALITSIPMSIVGGISFVLYGMISAIGVRNVVEAKVDFSKTRNTLIAGVILVVALGLTGGITIVVGEISITLTALAIASIAGIVLNVIFPEKDFSPENAFESVTDSKQINFDE
- the rplW gene encoding 50S ribosomal protein L23, which produces MQLDARQIIIRPVISEQSYDQIENNVYTFEVAKSANKIEIAQAVEKIFGVTVEKVNTLNVKPKSKRLRYKQGLTRTWKKAMVTLAEGDTIEIFGA
- a CDS encoding sodium:alanine symporter family protein, which gives rise to MDGLVAIINSIDGFVWGPPMIIILLGTHLYLTVRTGGIQRKLFTAIKMSITKEDVGAKGDISQFAALCTTLAGTIGTGAIVGVGTAILAGGPGAVFWMWLTGVFGIATKYCEVYMAVKFRKRDENGNIMGGTMVVFKEAFKTALGEIPSWAKFGAGAFAFFCALATLGTGDAVQSQAITSILTSNIPGLENWMVGLVITVVVALVVVGGIKNISRVCELLVPFMALAYALGCIAILIMNVDVLWPALQMIVVAAFDPSAAFGGALGSGIIVAMQYGCARGLFSNESGLGTAPIVSSAAQTKNPARQSLISMTGTFWSTVVMCLLTGIVITSSMIKYPDIISNVTSNNITAGAQLTNAAFNEIPFLGAPLLSLGIVTFALSTILGWYYYGDRCVSYLFGRKALPVYQVLYLAACMLGAIGVGDVAWAVSDIANALMAIPNLIAVLALSGLVAKETKHFVWDGNLDEEDLTLT
- a CDS encoding NAD(P)/FAD-dependent oxidoreductase, producing MSKNIAIIGSGPAGIVAAISASLHSKHDGNIFLFESLKDVCKTILATGNGRCNFSNVVLDIDRFNNPHFVNEFRRFSDLGEDVVSILESFGLEWMVNDAGLMFPLSNKASSVRDVLVGALGKSDVKVVADRQISFISELCDFDAVIIATGHRACTDLLSGIKCFPMRRVLCPIKTRENVSVADNVRSRVNLKVIRTLKEANKSAVFCDSAKDKDFEQLVFEEDGEVQFRKYGISGIVTFNASRYVLSGDKLVLDFASPIVADDIKNHLQARYEKCSGDVDLFFKGFLHENLARLIKTRIKKQDSFEEVFNLVTSFELTVDEVFKDEKLSQVSRGGIDVNYVSPSTLEVMPLEKVVNHKIFACGEVLDIDGPCGGYNLTWCFESGWRAGKSTAQLV
- a CDS encoding manganese efflux pump MntP family protein — encoded protein: MIAEILLISVSLAMDAFAVSIGKGLTTHKNTLKVALVCGVWFGAFQAIMPVVGFALGSTVSAFIQQFSGPIALMLLAFVGINMIREAVSNKDEEITNSLDAKEMFMLAIATSIDALVVGISYVALQVNIIIASAIIGVITFIICFAGALIGNRIGSKWEIPSAIAGGIVLIIIGLKVCLVG
- a CDS encoding energy-coupling factor ABC transporter ATP-binding protein is translated as MKNTLEIKNITCSYAKKPVVENFSLKLKEGEHIALTGENGRGKTTVLKTAAGLLRPDEGSVRIFGIEINNDSKQESSKRYLPKLSFVFQNPSLQIIGSTPFEDLIFGLKNLNIKRKEAETRAEKQLIDLEITHLKNVASFSLSGGEAQLVAFAGAIITRPKLLFLDEPTSMLDEEHKIKITNSIDCLKQEGTAILSVSHDAHLLNCADEVICL
- the upp gene encoding uracil phosphoribosyltransferase, yielding MPRKVMIMDHPLIAHKLSILRNKNTPSNQFRTLINEISELMIFEATRDLETEEVEVETPCGIAKCRQLAGKKLAFVPILRAGIGMLDGALTLVPAARVGHIGLYRDEKTLEPHEYYCKLPHDIEEREVFVVDPMLATGGSACDAIKLIKQRKPKKISFLCTVAAPSGLERLKEEHPDVDIYCAALDERLNENGYIVPGLGDAGDRIFGTL